One window of the Granulicella arctica genome contains the following:
- the hydA gene encoding dihydropyrimidinase: protein MGTLIQNGTVVNAGGQQKADVLLEGEHIAQVAANIPPVDHTIIDATDLLVMPGGIDVHTHLDMPFGGTVSADDYRTGTIAAAVGGTTTVIDFALQSRGHTMREAQQTWLAKADGKACIDYSLHMAITDLGPEGGAQGLHEMEEMVLDGISSFKLFMAYPNVLMIDDGLMYKVMQKAASLNALCCIHAENGSAIDIVVAQMLAEGKTAPHFHALSRSIKAEAEATHRAIALADMVNASVYIVHLSNAEALRELRSAQKRGIRALAETCPQYLVLSIEDQMPGQSWEEAKYVFTPPLREKKNQEALWQALEDGSLAIVSTDHCPFRFKDQKSLGRNDFTKIPNGGPGIENRLQILWHHGVNTGRLSREQFVELCCAAPARVFGMPQKGSIAIGKDADVLLWDPIAQYTISAATQLMATDYSMFEGWNVRGNARHVLSRGALVVKNGLWIGQIGQGKFVKRVANAGGLA from the coding sequence ATGGGAACTCTGATTCAGAACGGCACGGTCGTCAACGCCGGCGGGCAGCAAAAGGCTGACGTTCTCCTTGAAGGAGAACATATTGCGCAGGTCGCCGCGAACATTCCTCCCGTAGACCACACCATCATTGACGCAACGGATCTTCTCGTCATGCCAGGGGGGATCGATGTTCATACTCATCTCGACATGCCCTTTGGCGGCACAGTTTCAGCCGATGATTACCGAACAGGAACGATCGCCGCCGCGGTAGGGGGAACGACAACGGTCATCGACTTTGCCCTTCAGTCAAGAGGTCATACCATGCGTGAGGCTCAGCAAACATGGCTTGCAAAGGCGGATGGCAAAGCCTGCATAGACTACTCGCTCCATATGGCTATCACCGATCTCGGTCCTGAAGGCGGAGCACAAGGATTGCATGAGATGGAGGAGATGGTGCTTGATGGAATCTCCTCCTTTAAGCTCTTCATGGCCTACCCAAATGTCTTAATGATTGACGACGGGCTGATGTATAAGGTTATGCAAAAAGCCGCATCACTGAACGCTCTCTGCTGCATTCATGCCGAGAATGGCAGCGCAATCGACATCGTTGTCGCTCAGATGCTCGCAGAAGGAAAAACGGCTCCGCACTTCCATGCCCTCAGTAGGTCTATCAAAGCCGAGGCAGAGGCAACACATCGCGCTATAGCACTTGCAGATATGGTGAATGCGTCCGTCTATATCGTGCATCTCTCGAATGCAGAGGCTCTGCGTGAGTTACGATCTGCTCAAAAACGGGGCATTCGTGCGCTCGCGGAGACCTGCCCTCAATACCTCGTGCTCTCCATTGAAGACCAGATGCCGGGCCAAAGCTGGGAAGAGGCTAAATACGTCTTTACGCCGCCGTTGCGCGAAAAGAAGAATCAGGAAGCGCTGTGGCAAGCGCTCGAAGATGGTTCACTCGCAATTGTTTCAACTGATCATTGCCCCTTTCGCTTCAAGGATCAAAAGTCTCTTGGAAGAAACGATTTCACAAAGATCCCGAATGGTGGCCCCGGCATTGAAAACCGGTTGCAGATCTTATGGCATCACGGTGTTAACACAGGTCGTCTCTCGCGTGAACAATTCGTCGAACTATGCTGTGCTGCTCCCGCACGTGTCTTCGGCATGCCACAGAAAGGCTCGATCGCGATAGGCAAGGATGCCGACGTACTCCTCTGGGATCCGATAGCGCAGTACACGATTTCCGCTGCCACTCAATTAATGGCAACCGACTACTCGATGTTTGAGGGATGGAACGTTCGCGGCAACGCCAGGCATGTTCTTTCCAGAGGAGCCCTTGTGGTAAAGAACGGACTATGGATTGGGCAAATCGGACAAGGCAAGTTTGTGAAGCGAGTAGCTAACGCAGGGGGTCTTGCCTGA